The genomic DNA ATGGAAATATTGTTAAAAGACACAGAGGCTATACAATCGGTGATGAAACAGTCTTAAGAAATGCAATCATTTCGATACTTTCGGAAGACGATGAAGGTTAATCGTCTTTAAACTCTCTTTCACTATTTCACAAATTCAATTCTGCATATTATTTTCAATCTTAATAGTATCCCAACCTCTTAACGCTCAGGTAAATGTTATTAATTTTTTAGAAACCCAAGTCGGTAATTCAACAAATGGGGAGGATGACAGAGCAGGAATTTATGACCAACTAAACATCCGCTATACAAGCGGGCAATTTTATTCTGGAATTAAATTAGAAGCTTACGAATCCAACAATTCACTCGAAGGATATTCTACTCTATCTCAAAAATATATTGAATACCGCACCAACCAGGTTAGAGTCAGAGCGGGAAATTTTTATAATATATTCGGGAACGGCGTCTCTATGAGGTCTTTTGATTTACCGGGGGTGATTCTTGAAGACTTTAGAACTCGTTCAAGATATTCTCCTTTTCGTGATTTGGACGGTTTGATGCTTCAATTTAATAACTCCGATTACCAAATAAATTTAATAAAAGGAACGCCGGTAGAAAGTACTATTTCACCCGGTAATATTGATCGCAGAAGTGGCTCCGTCGAAGGCGCTGAAGGAACTTTTAAGGGTATTGACGCGATAGATTTTGGTGTATCTTATATTCATATCATTCCGAAACAAGGCGATGAAAACGAATTATATTCATTTTCCGGTCGATTAAATTCTGAATGGCTGCATTCGATTATCGCTATAGAGGACTTATATATTGATATAGAGGCTGAGTACAGCAGCAGGGACAGAGATTTATTGTCGGAAGGATTTTCGATTTCAAAAAACGTTCCACACGCATTATATATAGCATTTAGTTTGGATTACGGAAATTTTAGTTTTAGCACCGAATACAAGGATTACATTGGATATAATTTAGGAATAAATGATCCACCCTCGTTGGTAAAAGAACATACCCATCCACTGTTGAACAGGGATACGCACGTCCTTATTCCGAAAAATGAGCAAGGAATCCAATTTGAAGGGAATTATAATTTCAGAGAAACATCAGTTCTGACCATAAACCTGAGCACGGCAAAGAACGATATTTTTATAAACGAAACAAATTATTTCGAGCGGTTTGGAGAAATTTCACATAAAATCAATAGTGATTTAAAAGGCGCTATTTATTTTTCACATTCAAAAGATGAATTTAATGCCATCTCAGACAGAAAAACATTCGGAGCTGTATTTGATTATAATATAAACGAACGTACAGGGAGCAGCATTGAGATCGCTTTTCAAAATGCTACGAGAGATTTTGAATATTATCTTGATAAAAACGATGACACAAGATTTTTCACACCGATTGATTTTTCAAGTATGTATTTATCTGCATCTATAGGTAGATCACAATCATTTAATATCGGAGTTATTGCCGAAAGAAGCACTGACCCTGATGAAACTGATTTCCCATCCACTTTTGAGATCGAAACCAATCCAAGATGGTGGCCTTCTATGAATTTATCTTTTGATGCGGGGGGAAATAATGAAATCCGAGTATTCATGGGCAATCGAAGAGGCGGAACTGCTTGCACAGCGGGAACCTGCTATGAACTATTGCCTTTTAAAGGATTAGAGATTAGGCTTATCAGTCGATTCTAATGGTAACTGAATCGGTTAGAAAATATTGCAATATGAGGAATAATCTAATTGTTACTACTTGACTTGAACTGATTAATTTCATCTCTCAAATCAGCTGCAGATTCGTATTCTTCCATTTTAATCGCTTTGTCGAGTTTTTTCTCAAGTTCTTTAAGTTCAGACGGTGTCAACTCAGATGATATATCATTTTTCCAATCCTCAAGAAACCGTAATTCTCTGAATCCGTAATGTGTATCTCCCAAGTTCAGTTCTTCGCGCGCCTTATTTATCAGTTCTATTCCTATTTTAACTTTTTTTAAAGCAAGGTCAAAATTATTATTACCCATCGCCATTCGTCCTTTAGAAATAGTGTTAATCATTAAAATATAAGGACGATACTGTTCATAACTCATCATATCAGATTTATCTTCTGCAAATTCTCTTAATAAGTCAAGGATACCAATATTATGCTCAGTATCAGCGATAACACCGGGGTAATCTTCAAGTTCGAGCAGGCTGATATATCGGTGGTAATATTGGATTGCCTCAACGCGAAGTTGGTCACAGTCTTCTTGATTAAGTGAAAAATGTTTAACGCTAAAATCATCTTTTCCGGAATTTTCTAATTTTTGCAAATAATAATCAAGTAACGATTCTTTATCATAAGGCTTAGTGCCATCCGGGCGTCCCTCCATTTCAAGTTGAAGAATTCCAAGATCAAGACGGATTTGAATTTTCTGCTTACCGTCCTTTCCCTCAATCAGTCGTACCGTGAAATTATAAGGGTCATACTCCCACTCGTCTAATACATTTCTTATATCCATAGGCAAATTATCAATCGGAAACACAAGCGCAGCCGGAACCGCATCCTGAGAATTTTGACTCCGCTCCTCCAGCTGAATCCACAGCTGCGAAAACGGACATCATTCGTTTGGTATCATAAGAACCGCACTTCGGACAAACCGGTTTTTCATTTTGTCCCGAGTAACTTTTATACAGAATGTCGAATATCTTGGAACAATTCCGGCAGGTGTATTCATAAGTCGGCATTGTAGGTTTCCTTTAACTTTTGAATTACATTAGAAAATATAAACCGTTCGATAGAATTGTCAATATATATTACCATTCCAGCTTCCATTTTCCGCCAAATAGATTATATGAAAGACCTCCATAATAAAAGAGACTATGCAGTTGCGTTGATTTTCGATATTTGTATACTGCTCCGACGCGGAGCTCAAATCTCATAAAAGTTAAGCCGGCGCCGAAGTCGTAAAGAGACCGCGATGGACTTTCAGGCAGCTTTTTTCTTGGAACAGATAAA from Candidatus Neomarinimicrobiota bacterium includes the following:
- a CDS encoding UvrB/UvrC motif-containing protein, coding for MDIRNVLDEWEYDPYNFTVRLIEGKDGKQKIQIRLDLGILQLEMEGRPDGTKPYDKESLLDYYLQKLENSGKDDFSVKHFSLNQEDCDQLRVEAIQYYHRYISLLELEDYPGVIADTEHNIGILDLLREFAEDKSDMMSYEQYRPYILMINTISKGRMAMGNNNFDLALKKVKIGIELINKAREELNLGDTHYGFRELRFLEDWKNDISSELTPSELKELEKKLDKAIKMEEYESAADLRDEINQFKSSSNN
- a CDS encoding zinc ribbon domain-containing protein is translated as MPTYEYTCRNCSKIFDILYKSYSGQNEKPVCPKCGSYDTKRMMSVFAAVDSAGGAESKFSGCGSGCACVSD